Proteins found in one Fusarium oxysporum Fo47 chromosome V, complete sequence genomic segment:
- a CDS encoding uncharacterized protein (expressed protein): MGLRCILGPKTNSPKFPAIQKARTKKDLLVHPSKHRMLLRRLHRFLQAARFLRRPQETKHQVPKTKAHLSGWRILNLHRTHDSLRETCQGETLRKRSKIMTNLVVAMVMAMVMAMVIVITTTTKRMIMNHPTWQKRGPVPAGSHCGQVASEVAAAHALSRPSIGVYVRLTV, from the coding sequence ATGGGGCTTCGATGCATTCTCGGGCCGAAAACAAACAGCCCAAAGTTCCCAGCAATTCAAAAAGCGAGGACAAAGAAGGACCTTCTAGTCCACCCTTCGAAGCACCGGATGCTGCTTCGAAGGCTACACAGATTCCTTCAGGCCGCCCGATTCCTACGTCGCCCACAGGAGACCAAGCACCAAGTACCCAAGACAAAGGCTCATCTATCGGGTTGGAGAATCTTAAATCTCCACCGAACACACGATTCCCTTCGGGAGACTTGCCAAGGGGAGACTCTGAGGAAGAGGTCCAAGATAATGACCAATCTGGTAGTGGCgatggtgatggcgatggtgatggcgatggtgatagtaataacaacaacaacgaaGAGAATGATAATGAACCACCCAACGTGGCAGAAGCGAGGACCCGTCCCAGCAGGTAGTCATTGTGGGCAAGTGGCTTCAGAAGTTGCTGCAGCGCATGCATTGAGTCGTCCCAGCATTGGCGTCTATGTTAGGCTCACGGTCTGA
- a CDS encoding P-loop containing nucleoside triphosphate hydrolase protein: MPVVTPDKLASLQRQSSDIRNICILAHVDHGKTSLTDALLATNGIISPKLAGKIRYLDSRPDEQIRGITMESSAISLYFAMRRKAAPDADPEDKEYLVNLIDSPGHIDFSSEVSTASRLCDGAVVLVDAVEGVCSQTVTVLRQTWTEKLKPLLVINKIDRLVTELKMTPGEAYIHLNKLLEQVNAVLGSFFQGERMEEDLNWRERMEERVNAATAAKESAIADQVSDTGEVQFEERDDEDIYFAPEKNNVIFSSAIDGWAFTCRQFAAMYEKKLGIKRGIMEKVLWGNFYLDPKTKKILGPKHLKGRNLKPLFVQLVLEPVWTVYQATVGGDNGQGDRDLLEKVTKSLGIKITPHMLKSRDQKLLMTTIFANWLPLSTALLVSVIESLPSPPAAQAARLPELIEESPGSEHIDQTIKDAMISFKHEKSDPVVAYVSKMVSIPESELPENKRRAGTQMSGEEARELARKKRAEAARAQAAAGENGVDSMATSMDAINLDDYAPELEEKKVDPEHLIGFARIYSGTLSVGDKLYVIPPKWSPAEPSADPEPQEVTVTALYMLMGRNLEALDSVPAGCVFGIGGLEGKILKSGTLCSRRDGAVNLAGVTMLGKPIVRVALEPVNPADLDKMIHGLKLLVQSDPCAEYELLGSGEHVLLTAGELHLERCLTDLKERFALCDIQPGAPIVPYRETIVRAEEMRPPANKELGRGAVVATTSSKQVTLSLRVQPIPENVTDFLVKNGDAVKRVYDRGAKKDDESEEIVAEADVAAGNTLSVEDFKKQLKEKLEGGKGRDIWKDSIDKIVAFGPRRTGPNLLIDATADGIFSKAFATEKTVETAPRADESLHPSHLTDKISYAFQLATAQGPLCNEPLQGVAVFIEDVTLNLAEDDSSARDKLGRLTGEIIRTFQSSLRAGFMDWSPRLMLAMYSVEIQASTEVLGRVYDVLTRRRGRVNAELMKEGTPFFTIQALVPVAESFGFADEMRKRTSGAAQPQLIFAGFEILDEDPFWVPFTEDDLEDLGELADKENVAKRYMDGVRRKKGLLVEGRNVATDAEKQKTLKR; encoded by the exons ATGCCTGTCGTCACTCCAGATAAGCTGGCAAGTCTGCAAAGACAGTCCAGTGATATTCGAAAT ATTTGCATTTTGGCCCACGTTGACCATGGCAAAACTTCACTTACCGATGCTCTCCTTGCCACAAATGGCATCATCTCGCCAAAGCTGGCGGGCAAGATCCGATATCTTGACTCTAGACCTGATGAACAGATACGAGGAATCACAATGGAGTCTTCAGCTATCTCACTCTACTTCGCCATGCGTCGGAAAGCAGCCCCCGATGCTGATCCCGAGGACAAGGAGTACCTTGTCAACTTGATCGATTCACCTGGTCATATCGATTTCAGCTCAGAAgtctcaacagcctcaagatTGTGTGATGGAgctgttgttcttgttgatgctgttgagggaGTCTGCAGTCAAACAGTCACTGTTCTTCGTCAAACATGGACAGAGAAGCTAAAGCCCCTGCTCGTCATTAATAAGATTGATCGACTTGTGACAGAACTCAAAATGACACCAGGAGAAGCATATATCCACTTGAATAAGCTATTAGAACAGGTAAACGCTGTGCTAGGAAGTTTCTTTCAGGGCGAGCGTATGGAGGAGGACCTCAACTGGAGGGAAAGAATGGAGGAGCGAGTCAATGCAGCCACAGCAGCCAAAGAATCAGCAATCGCTGACCAAGTCAGCGATACAGGAGAGGTGCAATTCGAGGAAAGAGACGACGAAGATATCTACTTTGCTCCTGAAAAGAACAACGTTATTTTCAGCAGCGCCATCGATGGATGGGCATTCACCTGCAGACAATTCGCTGCCAtgtatgagaagaagctgggcATTAAGCGTGGAATTATGGAAAAGGTTCTATGGGGCAATTTCTATCTGGACcccaagacgaagaagatcCTGGGTCCTAAGCATCTCAAGGGAAGAAACCTGAAGCCCTTGTTTGTGCAATTGGTACTGGAGCCAGTATGGACTGTCTATCAAGCTACAGTGGGAGGTGATAACGGGCAGGGTGATCGAGATCTGCTGGAAAAGGTCACCAAGTCCCTCGGAATCAAGATCACCCCTCACATGCTCAAGTCACGAGATCAGAAGCTTCTCATGACGACAATTTTCGCAAACTGGCTTCCCTTGTCAACAGCACTACTGGTGTCAGTCATTGAATCTCTGCCTTCGCCTCCGGCCGCTCAGGCTGCACGACTTCCCGAGCTGATCGAAGAATCCCCAGGATCTGAGCACATTGACCAGACTATCAAGGACGCCATGATCTCTTTCAAACATGAAAAGTCTGACCCTGTGGTTGCCTACGTCAGTAAAATGGTTTCTATTCCCGAGAGTGAGCTTCCCGAAAACAAGCGACGGGCTGGAACCCAGATGAGTGGCGAAGAGGCCCGAGAGCTTGCACGAAAGAAGcgagctgaagctgctcGAGCCCAGGCTGCAGCTGGTGAGAATGGTGTTGACAGCATGGCGACCTCAATGGATGCCATCAATCTTGACGATTACGCCCCTGAgctggaagagaagaaggttgatcCTGAGCACCTTATCGGCTTCGCTCGTATTTACTCGGGAACACTTTCCGTTGGCGATAAGCTCTACGTTATTCCTCCAAAATGGTCACCTGCTGAGCCAAGCGCCGATCCTGAGCCTCAAGAAGTCACTGTTACTGCGCTCTATATGCTCATGGGACGAAACCTTGAAGCTCTAGATTCAGTTCCTGCCGGCTGTGTCTTTGGTATTGGTGGTCTCGAGGGCAAGATTCTCAAATCTGGTACCTTGTGCAGTCGCCGTGACGGCGCCGTCAACCTCGCTGGTGTCACCATGCTGGGCAAGCCTATCGTTCGCGTTGCACTGGAACCTGTGAACCCCGCcgatcttgacaagatgaTCCATGGGCTCAAGCTTCTGGTTCAGAGCGACCCTTGTGCTGAGTATGAGCTTCTGGGTAGTGGTGAACATGTGTTATTGACTGCAGGTGAGCTGCATCTTGAGCGATGCTTGACTGATCTCAAGGAGCGGTTTGCTCTGTGCGATATTCAACCTGGTGCTCCTATTGTTCCCTACCGAGAGACAATTGTCCGAGCTGAAGAGATGCGGCCTCCCGCGAACAAGGAGCTAGGTCGTGGTGCGGTTGTGGCTACAACAAGCTCCAAGCAAGTGACTCTCTCGCTCCGTGTGCAGCCAATCCCCGAAAACGTAACAGACTTTTTGGTCAAGAATGGCGATGCTGTTAAGCGAGTCTACGACCGCGGggccaagaaggatgatgagagcgAAGAAATCGTGGCTGAAGCTGATGTTGCAGCTGGAAACACCCTGTCCGTGGAAGACTTCAAGAAGCAACTtaaggagaagcttgaaggtgGAAAGGGCAGAGATATCTGGAAGGACTCTATTGATAAGATTGTGGCCTTCGGACCTCGACGTACTGGACCAAACCTACTTATCGATGCTACTGCAGATGGTATCTTCTCTAAGGCTTTTGCTACTGAAAAGACTGTCGAGACTGCACCTCGTGCCGATGAGTCTCTTCACCCTAGCCATCTTACTGACAAGATCTCATACGCCTTCCAACTTGCTACGGCTCAGGGTCCTCTGTGCAACGAGCCACTTCAAGGCGTTGCAGTCTTTATTGAGGATGTTACCCTGAACCTCGCCGAGGACGACTCCTCTGCACGGGACAAACTTGGTCGTCTTACTGGTGAGATCATCAGAACCTTCCAATCTTCTCTTCGCGCAGGTTTCATGGACTGGTCTCCCCGCCTCATGCTTGCCATGTACAGTGTCGAGATTCAAGCATCTACAGAAGTCCTCGGTCGTGTATACGATGTTCTTACCCGTCGTCGCGGTCGTGTCAATGCCgaactcatgaaagaagGCACACCATTCTTCACAATTCAAGCACTGGTTCCCGTAGCCGAGAGTTTCGGATTTGCCGACGAGATGCGTAAGCGTACCAGTGGTGCGGCCCAGCCACAGCTGATCTTTGCTGGCTTTGAGATTCTGGATGAAGATCCTTTCTGGGTACCTTTCACAGAAGATgatctcgaggatcttggtgAGTTGGCTGACAAAGAGAACGTGGCAAAGCGATATATGGATGGAGTGAGGAGAAAGAAGGGATTGCTTGTCGAAGGAAGAAATGTTGCTACAGACgcagagaagcaaaagacACTGAAGAGGTAG
- a CDS encoding translation initiation factor 3 complex subunit L, producing the protein MATYQNGVAPARAIDDDSDVEEEALVAEYKEHVQYEDGDDLSRTTSLNLTAQTDDIQARLVQAAQPLDFQAPLEAKFQSYDAYCSLFHFILNSEGPVDLEPPSYYWAWDVIDEFIYQFNSFSSYRMRIARQTTNEEERQALRENPNTWGCYSVLNVLYSLIQRSQITEQLAAMKRNEDPLAVAGEYGSKNLYKMLGYFSIIGLLRVHCLLGDFSLALKTLDDIELNKKAMFARVMAAHFTTYYYVGFSYMMQHRYADAIRMFSHILIYVSRTKNFQKSAQYDSITKKNEQMYALIAICVAFQPTRLDDTIHSALREKYGDQLLKLQRGGPESLPIFEELFRAACPKFISPVPPDFENPEANIDPVEHHLAVFMDEVKTNMWSPTIKSYLRLYTTMDLNKLAGFLEVKPEELRSWLLVTKQRTKQLRWQDQGLLEGELVNVSDLDYALQGDLIHISEAKVGRKLVDWYLRNLSRTYN; encoded by the exons ATGGCTACTTACCAAAACGGCGTGGCTCCGGCCCGCGCCATCGATGACGACAGCGatgtcgaggaggaggctctgGTGGCCGAGTACAAGGAGCATGTTCAGTatgaggatggtgatgatcTCAGCCGCACCACTTCTTTGAACCTCACCGCGCAGACCGACGATATCCAGGCTCGACTTGTGCAGGCCGCTCAGCCTCTCGATTTCCAGGCGCCTCTTGAGGCCAAGTTCCAGAGCTACGATGCTTACTGCAGCTTGTTTCATTTTATCTTGAACTCCGAGGGCCCCGTCGATCTCGAGCCCCCTTCC TACTACTGGGCTTGGGATGTTATCGATGAGTTCATTTACCAGTTCAACTCTTTCTCCTCGTACCGTATGCGAATTGCCCGGCAAACAACCAACGAGGAGGAGCGTCAGGCTCTCCGCGAGAACCCCAACACCTGGGGCTGCTACAGTGTTCTCAACGTCCTGTACTCCCTTATCCAGCGATCCCAGATCACCGAGCAGCTCGCAGCCATGAAGCGTAACGAGGATCCTTTGGCCGTTGCCGGTGAATATGGCTCCAAGAACCTCTACAAGATGCTGGGCTACTTCTCCATTATTGGTCTTCTCCGAGTCCACTGTCTCCTCGGAGATTTCAGCCTGGCtctcaagacccttgatgatatcgagctcaacaagaaggctATGTTCGCCCGCGTCATGGCTGCTCACTTCACCACTTACTACTACGTGGGTTTCTCCTACATGATGCAGCACCGTTACGCCGATGCCATCCGCATGTTCAGCCATATCCTCATCTACGTCTCGAGGACCAAGAACTTCCAGAAGAGCGCCCAGTACGACTCTATCACTAAGAAGAACGAGCAGATGTACGCTCTTATTGCTATCTGCGTCGCTTTCCAGCCCACTCGTCTGGACGACACCATTCACAGCGCCCTCCGTGAGAAGTATGGCGACCAACTCCTCAAGCTCCAGCGCGGTGGCCCCGAGTCCCTCCCCATCTTCGAGGAGCTCTTCCGCGCAGCGTGCCCCAAGTTCATCTCCCCCGTTCCTCCGGACTTTGAGAACCCCGAGGCCAACATCGACCCCGTCGAACACCACCTCGCTGTCTTCATGGATGAGGTCAAGACCAACATGTGGAGCCCCACCATCAAGTCTTACCTCCGCCTCTACACCACCATGGATCTTAACAAGCTCGCTGGTTTCCTCGAGGTGAAGCCCGAGGAGCTTCGATCATGGCTCCTGGTTACCAAGCAGCGAACTAAGCAATTGCGATGGCAGGACCAGGGTCTGCTTGAGGGTGAGCTCGTCAACGTCAGCGACCTTGACTATGCTCTCCAAGGC GACCTCATTCACATCTCTGAGGCTAAGGTGGGACGAAAGCTTGTGGACTGGTATCTCCGAAACCTGTCCCGCACCTATAACTGA
- a CDS encoding autophagy-related protein 16, whose amino-acid sequence MPNWRDQYLSSIKDAELSNPVNMELVQACSQMADRISALEAEKNGLEALVANSGTPTAQPTEPSTNDPGVAQLKQDLAEALRSKGVTEKRLRAGEEELMQLRAKHKADTKSIRDLTADRNSLTTRLKDREYELREKRKLIEQVQDEMIALNLQMSMAEKERDKVKKENKELVDRWMKRMAQEADAMNLANEPIFEKGR is encoded by the exons ATGCCAAACTGGCGTGACCAGTATCTCTCATCCATTAAGGATGCAGAGCTCAGTAATCCCGTCAACATGGAGCTTGTTCAGGCTT GTTCGCAGATGGCAGACCGCATATCTGctcttgaggctgagaagaatgGGCTAGAAGCGCTGGTCGCAAATAGCGGGACACCAACTGCGCAACCCACCGAACCCTCAACAAACGATCCTGGTGTTGCGCAACTAAAACAGGATCTCGCCGAAGCCCTTCGATCAAAGGGTGTTACCGAAAAGCGATTACGCGCGGGCGAGGAAGAGTTGATGCAGCTACGGGCAAAGCACAAGGCAGATACGAAATCAATCCGCGACCTCACGGCCGATAGAAATAGTCTTACCACCAGACTAAAGGATCGAGAATACGAGTTGAGGGAAAAGCGCAAGCTTATTGAG CAAGTacaagatgagatgattgCGCTGAATCTACAAATGTCCATGGCCGAGAAGGAAAGAGATaaggtgaagaaggagaacAAAGAACTAGTGGACAgatggatgaagaggatggcACAAGAAGCAGATGCTATGAACCTCGCCAACGAACCCATCTTCGAAAAGGGACGATAG
- a CDS encoding Abscisic acid G-protein coupled receptor-domain-containing protein codes for MWPFTRCGEDACEIQPRPVTLASSIAALPFLLICISTSILVVRHVFPRLSSDADSRDGEDHVLPTHAPACLRQVHAEHGAKSWRRRGAAWTFGLTVGLAATLGALIMDEIIEVVNADSRNLALRITVPSLLFLLVVLVPWLECRSVVSSAGWSFQRTAKGKLPRVAWGLQTALFMGWLFAFWSVGQAVPEGAMRRTSNWSGSLSEMLTRGCLERIGVVGISLMALLSGFAAVSSPWQAFMDLTTRRKRPVTDADVARKQAGLDTANEMLLTKRHRLQYLERKTSGPQNGASAKGSGLVGKVMGSLRGPTGDEAEMRSLRLEIAGLETMEANLASGVSLLKSHRAATVRASTSIGRILLIPSQLFSLYCVYRIGATTITTIRRAYSPTSSFANTDPINRFLSILARHWDPKLDQLAWARLISFALSGVILLASANSVVQTFHLFAKWTPGLLRQAQANLALVVGQIAATYVISASLLLRSQLPSALGSAVGSVLRGALSPAFVDGWFEGWFLVGSLITAIGIWIGRKLGGDDEWDEYGMEEMGAKMS; via the coding sequence ATGTGGCCCTTTACTCGCTGCGGCGAAGACGCCTGCGAAATCCAACCCCGCCCTGTCACACTCGCCTCGTCCATCGCCGCCCTCCCgtttctcctcatctgcaTCTCGACATCAATCCTCGTTGTTCGACATGTCTTTCCCCGTCTGAGCAGCGATGCCGATTCTCGCGACGGCGAAGATCACGTCCTACCTACACATGCACCAGCGTGTCTGCGACAAGTCCACGCTGAACATGGTGCCAAGAGCTGGAGGCGGCGCGGCGCAGCCTGGACGTTTGGCCTTACTGTGGGATTGGCTGCTACATTGGGCGCGCTGATCATGGACGAAATCATCGAAGTTGTCAACGCCGACTCGAGAAATTTGGCTTTGAGAATAACGGTGCCAAGCTTGCTGTTCTTGCTGGTCGTGTTGGTACCTTGGCTGGAGTGTCGATCGGTTGTTTCGAGTGCCGGATGGAGTTTTCAGAGAACTGCCAAGGGAAAACTTCCTCGGGTCGCTTGGGGATTACAAACTGCTCTGTTCATGGGATGGCTATTTGCTTTCTGGTCTGTTGGCCAGGCTGTTCCCGAGGGCGCGATGCGCAGGACAAGCAATTGGAGTGGAAGCCTCTCCGAGATGTTGACACGCGGATGCCTGGAACGTATTGGTGTCGTCGGTATCTCACTGATGGCTTTACTGTCTGGCTTCGCTGCTGTTTCTTCACCGTGGCAGGCATTCATGGATCTTACAACCCGTCGCAAACGACCTGTCACAGATGCTGATGTAGCGAGAAAGCAAGCTGGGCTGGATACTGCCAACGAAATGCTTCTCACCAAGCGTCATCGCTTGCAATACCTCGAACGCAAGACATCTGGTCCTCAGAATGGAGCCTCTGCCAAGGGAAGTGGCCTTGTTGGCAAAGTCATGGGTTCTCTTCGTGGTCCAACTGGTGATGAGGCAGAGATGCGATCGCTGCGCTTGGAAATTGCTGGTCTCGAGACGATGGAAGCCAACCTGGCTTCAGGAGTTTCTCTCCTCAAGAGCCACCGGGCTGCCACAGTTCGCGCTTCAACATCCATTGGACGTATTCTTCTCATTCCCTCGCAGCTCTTCAGCTTGTACTGTGTGTATCGCATTGGCGCAACTACAATCACAACTATTCGCCGAGCATATTCACCCACATCAAGTTTCGCCAACACGGATCCCATTAACCGCTTTCTTAGTATTCTTGCGCGTCATTGGGATCCCAAGTTGGATCAACTAGCATGGGCACGCCTTATCAGCTTTGCTCTTAGCGGTGTCATTCTCCTCGCCAGCGCCAACAGTGTGGTCCAGACGTTCCACCTGTTTGCTAAATGGACTCCAGGCCTGCTCCGCCAAGCACAAGCGAATCTGGCGCTGGTGGTCGGACAGATCGCTGCGACTTATGTCATCTCAGCTTCACTTCTCCTCCGCAGTCAATTGCCGTCTGCCTTGGGCTCGGCAGTCGGAAGCGTGTTGCGAGGTGCCTTGAGTCCCGCATTTGTGGATGGTTGGTTTGAGGGTTGGTTCCTAGTAGGCAGCCTTATAACAGCCATTGGTATCTGGATAGGTAGAAAGCTCGGTGGTGATGACGAGTGGGATGAGTACGGAATGGAAGAGATGGGCGCCAAAATGTCGTAG
- a CDS encoding histone methylation protein DOT1-domain-containing protein, giving the protein MRLFGGKNNKIKVDPPKIRIEKVVVDRPAQKPKPKSTSALSGSASRSSSSHRPSPKPLARQASHSPYPSSSDEKRLERKRKAPSVTRRSPASDRIEFDKDSDGEDDGWMTLDTKRQRKGTEDGSFVDPNRKLRSVRAFEDRMDSRSFIHAVDVASLEHKCVPVMGAQKEDVAIRLQYPSLQPREKYELVWGKDKIDAVEASIKVVRHVAETYLTEEEAEPFTNPNGGIIRRLEKASNRNIQDLMGFKAALREYNEKLRALVEDGVIAKNLDKMHELPQHLVAFILDQIYDRTVALKVELLSKYENGTDYVYGELLHPFISKILVEQTRMTSGQVFVDLGSGVGNVVLQAALEIGCESWGCEMMENACNLAEEQKKEFDARCMLWGVRPGKVHLERGDFRKNLPIHEALKRADVVLVNNKAFTSQLNDDLVRMFLDLKSGCKIVSLKSFVAEKSNNHNINDVGSTILEVEECTYPEGYVSWTNAGGSYFISTLAEIMVLEK; this is encoded by the exons ATGCGTCTCTTCGGCGGaaagaacaacaagatcaaggtcGACCCTCCCAAGATCAGGATCGAAAAGGTTGTCGTCGACCGACCTGCTCAGAAGCCTAAGCCTAAATCCACTTCCGCACTCAGCGGCTCAGCATCGcgctcctcctcttctcacCGTCCCTCGCCAAAACCACTGGCACGACAGGCTAGTCACTCGCCGTACCCCTCATCTTCCGACGAGAAGCGACTCGAGCGTAAGCGCAAGGCACCGTCCGTCACCCGTCGATCACCGGCTAGCGACCGTATCGAGTTCGACAAAGACAGTGATGGCGAAGACGATGGATGGATGACTCTCGATACCAAGAGACAACGCAAAGGCACGGAAGACGGCAGCTTTGTTGACCCTAACCGCAAATTGAGAAGCGTAAGAGCCTTTGAGGATCGTATGGACAGTCGAAGCTTCATTCATGCCGTGGATGTGGCCTCGCTTGAGCACAAGTGCGTACCTGTGATGGGCGCACAGAAAGAGGATGTAGCTATCCGACTACAATATCCCAGCTTACAACCTCGAGAGAA GTATGAGCTAGTATGGGGAAAAGACAAGATCGATGCCGTCGAAGCTAGCATCAAGGTGGTTCGCCATGTAGCCGAAACATACCTCACcgaagaggaagcagagcCTTTCACAAATCCTAATGGTGGTATCATTCGAAGACTTGAAAAGGCGTCTAACCGGAACATCCAGGATTTGATGGGGTTCAAGGCAGCTCTGCGCGAATACAACGAAAAGCTTCGTGCTCTAGTCGAGGACGGTGTAATTGCCAAGAACCTCGATAAGATGCATGAGCTCCCCCAGCACCTTGTGGCTTTCATTCTCGATCAAATTTATGACCGAACAGTGGCCCTAAAGGTGGAACTTCTTTCAAAGTATGAGAACGGAACCGACTATGTCTATGGCGAACTCCTCCACCCTTTCATTTCTAAGATTTTGGTAGAGCAGACACGAATGACCTCTGGTCAGGTCTTCGTTGATCTCGGCTCAGGTGTTGGTAATGTGGTTTTGCAAGCGGCTCTCGAGATTGGTTGTGAGAGTTGGGGTTgcgagatgatggagaatgCCTGCAATCTTGCTGAGGAGCAAAAGAAGGAGTTTGATGCCCGATGCATGCTCTGGGGGGTTCGACCTGGCAAGGTTCACCTGGAACGAGGCGATTTCCGCAAGAACTTGCCCATCCATGAGGCCCTCAAGCGTGCAGATGTTGTGCTCGTAAACAACAAGGCCTTCACCTCACAGTTGAACGATGACTTGGTCCGTATGTTCCTGGATCTTAAATCGGGCTGCAAGATTGTGTCGCTCAAATCCTTTGTCGCGGAAAAGAGCAACAACCACAACATCAACGACGTTGGCAGCACCATCCTGGAGGTGGAAGAGTGCACATACCCTGAGGGTTATGTGAGTTGGACTAATGCAGGAGGATCGTACTTCATTTCGACGC TGGCAGAGATTATGGTGTTGGAGAAATAG